Within Bdellovibrio bacteriovorus HD100, the genomic segment ATGCCCGTGCAGTAGCGCATATCGAAGGCCTTGTGTTTTCTAAGAATAGGAACGGCCGCGTCTTTTTCCTCGACGTTCATGGTGACCAGACACATCAGAATATGCCCCCGGCGCAGTTCATCGTCGGCCTCTGTTAAAAAGTGCCATTCGGCCGAATCTGAAAATTTCACAAACTTGCGATAGTACTTTTCCATCAGATCGGCATGGATGGAATCCAGATCCACGGCTTCAACGCCGTCATCGCCCTCAAAGACGTTGATGTCAGCCTCATGAAACCCGGCATTGACCAGCTCTGAGGCTGCTTTGCGAGCGTCCTCGGGGTTGGAGAAAAAGGCCAGTGTGTGATGGTTCAGAGAAGGCAAGCGGCTGGGGTGAGGCAGATGCTCAAGCTGACTCATGGATTCCTCCTTCGGCTCATGATGCTTTCATTATAGTTAAAGGAAGGAGCAAGGCCGACGCAAAAATCAATCTTTGCTGATTTGCAAATCAAGGCCGGACATAGTTCCGGCCTGATGTGAGTTTATTCAAACATTCCATCCATGGTGATGTACTTCTGATTGCCAGTGGTCATACGAATGGATTGATAAAAGCTTTTCTGGCACTGACCGCGCAGCAATGCATCCACCGCTCCAATCATGGCGGTATATACATAGTCCACATTCAGCACATCCATGGAACTGATGACTCCGGAATTCGGTGCCACGGCTCGCGTGCGGCGCAGGAAGTGATCGCGCGAAGCGCAGGCCATCAAACCAATCACCGGGGCCTGGCGGGAAGATCCCAGAGCGTTGAGCATCTTGTTAAAACCGGGGCGCTTGGCTTTGTAATAGCCGCTGTAGTTCAGCTTGTTCGTGCCGGGAACAAACACAGGAGGATAAAAATCGGGACCTCCGCCATTGCGGGCATGCCCGAAGTAAAACACGGCATCGGCCTCGCGCAAAGAGCGTGTGAAGAAGTCGTCCGCATAGCGGGAGCGCTGGCTTTGAGTGTCGCGATATTTCCCAAGGTTGTCAGAAAGAATTTCAGACGCCGACGAGAAGCGGATTTCAACCCGGGCCAAAATTCGTTTTCCGTGGATGGTGACTTCGCGGGTGAACAGAGAACTGTTCTGAGGGTCCTTGCGGAAGCCGCAAAAACGGGCCTTGCCACCACATGATGACGTCAAAAGATCCTTGAGAGCTTCATAAGCGCCAATATCCAAAGACGGGCTGACGCCATAACTGCGCCCGGAATAGTGCACGTTGCTTCCGGTGGTCCAGTCGAAATACCCAATAGCGATGCGAATATCCAGGGTGTTGTCGTTGAGTATCGTGCCATAGCGCTTGTAGCAGGCATTGCGTTTGGATGATTCCAGGGCGTTGGGGTCATCCGTGCTTTTGCCCTCCAGCAGGGACAGATAGCGCCATCCCATTGAAGAAAAGCTGGTTTCGTAAATGTATCCCGCGCTTCTTTTTCCAATACCGAAGGCCGCCGAAGATTTTTCCGTAAAAGTGAACAGGGCAGCGGTCAGCATAAGTGCTGATGGCAAAAGCATTTTCATGGGTCCCCTCCAGGATTCCCAGAATAGAAAATGGGGCCGGATTCAGCCACAAAAACCAAAGCTTGTTGTGTAAGTGCAAATCAGGATCTGTAGATCGAAAAATGCGCGAAGTGCTGCGGGTCTTGAATGGCCGTCAGCCAAGGATGGTCCTTGTGAATGCAGAATCGGGACAGCTTTCCCCGGGCCACGACCGTGAGGGGTTGGCGTCTGGCAAGGTCTTTCAGGTCGTTCAGGGTTTTTTCAACCGCCCTTTGATTGCCGAAATCAAAGATGAAGTACACATCGGCCGCGGGAGGAACAAAGTCGGCAGCCGAAAGATCCTGTGAAAATGCATTCAGATTTTTTCCGGTGTGATGAAAGAAGACCCGCTGGGCTTCCTGCACACGCAAAGCTTCCAGTTCAAAGCCTGTAAAGCGGCAATCAGGATAATGGCGATGCAGAACAAAAGCCATGCGTGCATAGGCGCAGCCCAGATCCACGATGTGCTGGCCGGGTCGTGGCTGCAAAAGATCCAGAATGTTGTGAATTTCGCAGTACGGGGTTTGAAAAGCCTGCAGTGAAAGGTGTTCCCAGTTCTGATGATCGCCGGCGTTCTTAGGCAGGGCGCGAATTTGAGTTTCCACATCCAGACACTGAAAGCCCAGCCAGTCGTCCACCAAGGCCGCATGGGCTTGGGCCTCGTGATAGGTGTAGTCTGTCAGGGGCAGCAGGGGAAAAGGATTTTGCGGATCAAAAATCATGTCAGAGGCGTGGCGACACTGTTTAAGAACTTTTCCAGGGTCGGGGCATATTCGGATTTAAAATCACGAAGCCCGGTCAGGTGACCGGCCTCTGGCAGTGAAAGTTTGGTCCAATCCAGATTCGGGTGCGGTTCAAACACCTGATCGATGTGATCCGGCGGAATCAACAAGTCCTTCCAGCCCCGAATGGATAGAATCTTAAAGCCCTGC encodes:
- a CDS encoding class I SAM-dependent methyltransferase; protein product: MIFDPQNPFPLLPLTDYTYHEAQAHAALVDDWLGFQCLDVETQIRALPKNAGDHQNWEHLSLQAFQTPYCEIHNILDLLQPRPGQHIVDLGCAYARMAFVLHRHYPDCRFTGFELEALRVQEAQRVFFHHTGKNLNAFSQDLSAADFVPPAADVYFIFDFGNQRAVEKTLNDLKDLARRQPLTVVARGKLSRFCIHKDHPWLTAIQDPQHFAHFSIYRS